From one Felis catus isolate Fca126 chromosome E2, F.catus_Fca126_mat1.0, whole genome shotgun sequence genomic stretch:
- the RPS11 gene encoding 40S ribosomal protein S11, whose product MADIQTERAYQKQPTIFQNKKRVLLGETGKEKLPRYYKNIGLGFKTPKEAIEGTYIDKKCPFTGNVSIRGRILSGVVTKMKMQRTIVIRRDYLHYIRKYNRFEKRHKNMSVHLSPCFRDVQIGDIVTVGECRPLSKTVRFNVLKVTKAAGTKKQFQKF is encoded by the exons ATGGCGGACATTCAG ACTGAGCGTGCCTACCAAAAGCAGCCAACcatctttcaaaataagaagAGGGTCCTGCTTGGAGAAACTGGCAAGGAGAAACTCCCACGATACTACAAAAACATCGGTTTGGGCTTCAAGACGCCCAAGGAG GCCATTGAGGGTACCTATATTGACAAGAAATGCCCCTTTACTGGTAACGTCTCCATCCGAGGGCGGATTCTATCTG gtgtGGTGACCAAGATGAAGATGCAGAGGACCATTGTCATCCGCCGGGACTACCTCCATTATATCCGAAAGTACAACCGCTTTGAGAAACGCCACAAGAACATGTCCGTGCACCTGTCCccctgcttcag GGATGTCCAGATCGGCGACATTGTCACAGTGGGTGAGTGCCGGCCCTTGAGCAAGACTGTGCGCTTCAACGTGCTCAAAGTCACAAAGGCTGCTGGCACCAAAAAGCAATTCCAGAAGTTCTGA
- the RPL13A gene encoding 60S ribosomal protein L13a, protein MAEAQVLVLDGRGHLLGRLAAIVAKQVLLGRKVVVVRCEGINISGNFYRNKLKYLAFLRKRMNTNPSRGPYHFRAPSRIFWRTVRGMLPHKTKRGQAALDRLKVFDGIPPPYDKKKRMVVPAALKVVRLKPTRKFAYLGRLAHEVGWKYQAVTATLEEKRKEKAKIHYRKKKQLVRLRKQAEKNVEGKINKYTEVLKTHGLLV, encoded by the exons GTCCTGGTGCTCGATGGCAGAGGCCATCTCCTGGGCCGCCTGGCGGCCATCGTGGCCAAGCAGGTGCTGCTGG gCCGGAAGGTCGTCGTCGTGCGCTGCGAGGGCATCAACATTTCTGGCAATTTCTACAGAAACAAGT TGAAGTACTTGGCCTTCCTCCGCAAGCGGATGAACACCAACCCATCCCGAGGCCCCTACCACTTCCGCGCGCCCAGCCGCATCTTCTGGCGGACGGTGCGAG GCATGCTGCCCCACAAGACCAAGCGAGGCCAGGCCGCCCTGGACCGCCTCAAGGTGTTTGATGGGATCCCGCCCCCCTACGACAAG AAAAAGCGGATGGTGGTTCCCGCCGCCCTCAAAGTTGTGCGGCTGAAGCCGACACGGAAG tttgcttacctggggcgcctggctcacGAGGTTGGCTGGAAGTACCAGGCAGTAACGGCCACCCTGGAGGAGAAGCGGAAGGAGAAGGCCAAGATCCATTACCGGAAGAAGAAGCAGCTTGTG AGGCTACGGAAACAGGCCGAAAAGAACGTGGAGGGGAAAATCAACAAATACACAGAGGTCCTCAAGACCCACGGACTCCTGGTCTGA